Proteins encoded within one genomic window of Clostridia bacterium:
- a CDS encoding DUF255 domain-containing protein — translation MTKLKIPNRLAREKSPYLLQHARNPVDWFPWSEAAFQKAKVEDKPIF, via the coding sequence ATGACTAAGTTAAAAATACCCAATAGATTAGCCCGGGAAAAAAGTCCTTATTTATTGCAGCATGCACGTAATCCTGTAGACTGGTTTCCATGGAGTGAAGCGGCTTTTCAAAAAGCAAAAGTTGAAGATAAGCCTATTTTTT
- the speB gene encoding agmatinase — protein MPYLQPCLGFLGAAADSREAKAVIIGLPMDYTVSLRPGARFGPQQIRNISIGLETYSPYQDKDLSEIIYYDAGDVELPFGNTIGSLQRIEGIAEKVFASGKIPFFLGGEHLVSLPILKSCKKFFPELVVLHFDAHTDLREEFFGEKYSHATVMRNVVDILGKKKLYQLGIRSGIKEEFAYARENTYLFIDEIFPALEQIIKEIKDKPIYITFDIDVLDPAFAPGTGTPEPGGCTPREVFQAILLMRDLNIVGLDLVEVAPAYDQSERTAILAAKILREALLAFVK, from the coding sequence ATGCCTTATTTACAGCCCTGTCTTGGATTTTTAGGTGCAGCTGCAGATTCTCGAGAAGCTAAAGCAGTAATTATTGGTTTGCCGATGGATTATACGGTTAGTTTGCGGCCTGGTGCACGTTTTGGTCCTCAGCAGATTAGAAATATATCAATAGGTTTAGAAACCTATAGTCCTTATCAAGATAAAGATTTAAGTGAAATAATTTATTATGATGCTGGAGATGTGGAGCTGCCTTTTGGTAATACTATTGGTAGTTTACAGCGTATCGAAGGTATAGCTGAAAAAGTTTTTGCTTCTGGAAAAATACCTTTTTTTTTAGGTGGAGAACATCTTGTTTCTTTACCTATTTTAAAAAGCTGTAAAAAGTTTTTCCCGGAATTGGTAGTTTTACATTTTGATGCACATACTGATTTACGGGAAGAGTTTTTTGGTGAAAAATATTCTCATGCTACTGTAATGCGAAACGTAGTAGATATTTTAGGCAAGAAAAAATTATATCAATTAGGAATTCGTTCAGGTATAAAAGAAGAATTTGCTTATGCTCGTGAAAACACGTACCTGTTTATAGATGAAATTTTTCCTGCATTGGAACAGATAATTAAAGAAATTAAAGATAAGCCTATTTATATAACTTTTGATATTGATGTTTTGGATCCGGCTTTTGCACCTGGTACTGGGACACCCGAACCTGGTGGCTGTACACCCAGGGAAGTTTTTCAAGCTATTTTGTTAATGCGCGATTTAAACATAGTAGGTCTAGATTTGGTAGAAGTGGCCCCAGCTTATGATCAATCCGAAAGAACGGCAATTTTGGCGGCTAAAATATTAAGAGAGGCCTTACTTGCGTTTGTGAAATAA
- the speE gene encoding polyamine aminopropyltransferase: MKSDLWITEQQTEDLLISFRVKEKLHEEKTDFQHLSLVDTYTYGRMLFLDHCVMTSIKEEFVYHEMITWVALNTHPCPQNVLIIGGGDGGALREVVKHPRVKSATLVEIDERVIINSQKYLPEIGSAFEHPKAKVLIADGIKHVQERQNEYNLIIIDSTDPIGPAEGLFSADFYHAVYQALREDGIMVAQTESPFLPKDRKLIKRIQADLRKIYSLVRLYLAYVPIYPTGMWSFSLASKKYDPLKVNKQEIIAPATRYYNSAIHHAAFVLPSFVQEFLQEVEKC; this comes from the coding sequence TTGAAAAGTGATTTATGGATTACTGAACAGCAAACTGAGGATTTGTTAATTTCTTTTCGAGTCAAAGAAAAATTACATGAAGAAAAAACCGATTTTCAACATCTTTCCTTAGTCGATACTTATACTTATGGAAGAATGCTTTTTTTAGATCATTGTGTGATGACTAGTATCAAAGAAGAGTTTGTTTACCACGAGATGATTACTTGGGTAGCTTTAAATACTCACCCTTGTCCTCAAAATGTTTTAATTATCGGTGGAGGGGATGGGGGAGCTTTACGTGAAGTCGTCAAACACCCTCGAGTTAAGAGTGCTACTTTGGTTGAAATAGATGAACGTGTCATTATAAATTCACAAAAATATTTACCGGAAATAGGTTCAGCTTTTGAACACCCTAAAGCTAAAGTATTAATAGCTGATGGTATCAAACATGTACAAGAACGGCAAAATGAATATAATCTAATAATTATAGATTCTACTGATCCGATAGGACCTGCTGAGGGACTTTTTTCAGCCGATTTTTACCACGCTGTTTATCAGGCTTTAAGGGAGGACGGGATTATGGTAGCCCAAACTGAATCTCCTTTTTTGCCCAAAGATCGAAAGTTAATTAAGCGTATTCAAGCAGATTTACGCAAAATATATTCCTTGGTTAGATTATATTTGGCTTATGTGCCAATTTATCCGACAGGTATGTGGAGTTTTTCGTTAGCTTCTAAAAAATATGATCCTTTAAAAGTAAACAAGCAGGAAATTATAGCACCAGCAACAAGATACTATAATTCGGCTATTCATCATGCTGCTTTTGTATTACCCAGTTTTGTGCAAGAGTTCTTGCAGGAGGTAGAAAAATGTTGA
- a CDS encoding NUDIX hydrolase: protein MLTRECAGGVVFTDNKVFILKNDKGEWVLPKGVVRNKQLALDVALERVKYEGGVKANVISPAGETSYEFYSFTRKRPVCNKIDWFIMEAVNESFQVNSDEGFTDGGFFSIDEALEKITYSQDKSLVRLAFRRYNFYRNQELAETVS from the coding sequence ATGTTAACTAGGGAGTGTGCAGGTGGTGTGGTTTTCACTGACAACAAAGTGTTTATCCTGAAAAATGACAAAGGAGAATGGGTTTTACCTAAAGGTGTGGTTCGTAATAAACAATTAGCCTTGGACGTTGCCTTGGAAAGAGTGAAATATGAAGGTGGTGTCAAGGCTAATGTTATTTCACCAGCTGGTGAAACTAGTTATGAGTTTTATTCTTTTACCAGGAAAAGACCAGTGTGTAATAAAATTGATTGGTTCATTATGGAAGCAGTAAATGAATCTTTTCAGGTGAATAGTGATGAAGGTTTTACAGACGGCGGTTTTTTCTCCATAGATGAAGCTTTAGAAAAAATAACTTATAGTCAGGACAAATCCCTAGTTCGTTTAGCTTTCCGTCGTTATAATTTTTATCGTAATCAAGAATTGGCGGAAACCGTTAGTTAA
- the ychF gene encoding redox-regulated ATPase YchF: protein MKIGLVGLPLTGKTTFFNLLTNSQAETAAGKMVTNLGTARVPDPRIDFLSKLYQPRKTIYAQIDVVDLAGLMISGEQQKSSAAKFLHDVRSCDALVHVLRTFTNREVVHVAGEINPQRDLETVEMELLFADMELIEKRKARILAGKKIKEAEKLELEYLDKCYAFLETGEFIGDSDLSLEERAALKNYAFLTEKPRLAVVNLDEEQFRKKEYPQRQKLMEICQEKGIRLLEICAQMEWEISELSTTDKKLFMEDLGLTETGIELLARHAYEHLGLIPFFTVGEDEVRAWTIAKGTTAKVAAGKIHSDIERGFIRAEVVKFNDLKRLGQMSQVKEKGLFRLEGKNYLVEDGDIINFRFNV, encoded by the coding sequence GTGAAAATAGGTTTGGTAGGATTGCCTTTAACAGGTAAAACGACCTTTTTTAATCTTTTAACAAATAGTCAAGCGGAAACAGCTGCGGGAAAAATGGTTACCAATTTGGGTACGGCAAGGGTACCTGATCCAAGAATAGATTTTTTAAGTAAATTATATCAACCGCGTAAAACAATTTATGCTCAAATTGATGTAGTCGATTTGGCTGGTTTAATGATTAGTGGTGAACAGCAAAAATCAAGTGCAGCAAAGTTTTTACATGATGTGCGTTCCTGTGATGCTTTGGTACATGTTTTAAGAACCTTTACTAATCGAGAAGTAGTACATGTGGCCGGTGAAATTAATCCACAGCGTGATTTAGAAACAGTAGAAATGGAACTTTTGTTTGCTGATATGGAATTAATAGAAAAAAGGAAAGCTAGAATCTTGGCTGGTAAAAAAATCAAAGAAGCGGAAAAATTAGAATTGGAATACTTAGATAAATGTTATGCTTTTTTGGAAACAGGAGAATTTATTGGTGATTCAGATTTATCTTTAGAGGAGCGGGCTGCTCTAAAAAATTATGCTTTTCTTACGGAAAAACCTCGTTTGGCTGTAGTTAATTTGGATGAGGAACAATTTAGGAAAAAGGAGTATCCTCAGCGTCAAAAATTGATGGAAATATGTCAGGAAAAGGGAATACGTCTTTTGGAAATTTGTGCTCAAATGGAATGGGAAATTAGTGAATTAAGTACTACAGATAAAAAATTGTTCATGGAAGACCTAGGTTTAACCGAGACGGGGATTGAGCTTTTGGCACGTCATGCCTATGAACATTTAGGTTTAATTCCTTTTTTCACGGTAGGTGAGGATGAAGTAAGGGCCTGGACAATAGCTAAAGGCACTACAGCTAAAGTAGCAGCTGGAAAAATTCATTCTGATATTGAACGTGGTTTTATTCGAGCGGAAGTGGTAAAATTTAATGACCTGAAGAGATTAGGGCAGATGAGTCAAGTAAAGGAAAAGGGGCTTTTCCGTCTAGAAGGTAAAAATTATTTAGTTGAGGATGGTGATATTATTAACTTCCGTTTTAATGTTTAA
- a CDS encoding ECF transporter S component — protein sequence MSGAIIALVCLLFCLGTVFYNFEKKVVTAQEIALLATMTTLAALFRLPFAFFPNLQPTTFLVMITGYVWGSQKGFLVGALAALVSNFFLGQGPWTPWQMLAWGLCGALAGILGRKAVDYNSKKFAWLAFFCGYLFGWLINFWHWLAFIYPLNLKTWLVVCLASFPFDTIHALGNLMFSIILGPLFYPILKRFRQKFKIEFL from the coding sequence ATGAGTGGGGCCATTATTGCTTTAGTATGTTTACTTTTTTGTCTGGGCACGGTTTTCTATAATTTTGAAAAAAAAGTGGTTACAGCTCAGGAAATTGCACTATTGGCTACAATGACTACTTTAGCGGCTCTTTTTCGCCTGCCGTTTGCCTTTTTTCCTAACCTACAACCTACAACTTTCTTAGTAATGATTACAGGTTATGTTTGGGGCAGTCAAAAAGGATTTTTAGTAGGTGCTTTGGCTGCACTAGTTTCTAATTTTTTTCTGGGACAAGGCCCTTGGACTCCATGGCAAATGTTAGCTTGGGGTTTATGTGGTGCTTTGGCCGGAATTTTGGGAAGAAAAGCGGTAGATTATAATTCAAAAAAGTTTGCTTGGTTAGCTTTCTTTTGTGGTTATTTATTTGGTTGGTTGATTAATTTTTGGCACTGGTTGGCTTTTATTTATCCATTAAATTTAAAAACTTGGTTAGTGGTTTGTTTGGCCAGTTTTCCGTTTGATACTATCCATGCTTTGGGAAATTTAATGTTTTCTATAATTTTGGGACCATTATTTTATCCAATTTTAAAACGATTTCGGCAAAAATTTAAAATCGAATTTCTTTAA
- a CDS encoding terpene cyclase/mutase family protein, producing MLFTKKTFRTIFFWGLLGLLLIFPSKTEGVCQQVEMGINYLTALQNSDGGFPLEKGLPSSPEVTDWVVMALAAAGEEIDSKTLTYLAKERPLTSITDYARTILALTAIGEKEELSEELRCWQLSSGQFARKEFAETELVNGHLWSVLALVSAGKAIPEKEKALNWLVAQQNEDGGFAWAVGGDSDPDSTGIALSALAILGVEKEAIVVQRALEYLKSRQTLTGGFAWWGEEPNTATNAWVIQGLIAIGENPIGDKWLAAGKSPRDHLIALQNEDGSFQWMEGVNSSTVLMTAYALVGLTDNFYPVNVELTKKTFSLANFKEFLLHTFQVWKKGLNLG from the coding sequence ATGCTGTTCACGAAAAAAACATTTAGGACAATCTTTTTTTGGGGCCTTTTAGGATTATTATTAATTTTTCCGAGTAAAACTGAAGGGGTCTGTCAACAAGTTGAAATGGGGATTAATTATTTAACTGCACTACAGAATTCTGATGGGGGTTTTCCCTTGGAAAAGGGATTGCCTAGTAGTCCGGAAGTGACTGATTGGGTAGTAATGGCTTTGGCAGCGGCTGGTGAAGAAATTGACAGTAAAACTTTAACTTATTTAGCTAAGGAGAGGCCTTTGACATCAATAACTGATTATGCCAGAACTATATTGGCTTTAACGGCTATAGGTGAAAAGGAAGAATTAAGTGAAGAGCTTAGATGTTGGCAATTGTCTAGTGGGCAATTTGCTAGAAAGGAATTTGCAGAAACAGAATTAGTCAATGGGCATTTATGGTCAGTTTTGGCTTTGGTTAGTGCTGGGAAAGCAATTCCGGAAAAAGAAAAGGCTTTAAACTGGTTAGTGGCACAGCAAAATGAAGATGGTGGTTTTGCTTGGGCTGTGGGAGGGGACAGTGATCCCGATAGTACCGGAATAGCTTTGAGTGCTTTAGCCATATTAGGTGTGGAGAAGGAGGCAATTGTAGTGCAGCGGGCTTTGGAATATTTAAAAAGTCGGCAAACCCTGACTGGAGGGTTTGCTTGGTGGGGGGAGGAACCTAATACAGCTACTAATGCTTGGGTAATTCAAGGTTTAATTGCTATTGGTGAAAATCCTATTGGGGACAAATGGTTAGCTGCAGGAAAAAGCCCTAGGGATCATTTAATTGCTTTACAAAATGAAGATGGTTCTTTCCAATGGATGGAAGGGGTTAATTCTTCTACAGTATTAATGACGGCATATGCCTTAGTAGGATTAACCGATAATTTTTATCCGGTTAATGTGGAGTTGACGAAAAAGACTTTTTCGTTAGCAAATTTTAAGGAATTTCTTTTGCACACTTTTCAGGTGTGGAAAAAAGGGTTGAATTTAGGATGA
- a CDS encoding ABC transporter ATP-binding protein, whose product MVSYQVVDLTYYYPEAQEAALKKINLDIMTGEFVLLLGSSGSGKSTLVRALAGLVPKFYGGSIKGDVYLEGQRLSTWKRKALLSKIGLVNQDPESQLIFSQVEQEFVFGMENLGLSVEQMRKRLWELSTFFSLTDYLNRKTTVLSGGLKQKLVLASVLAVQPEILILDEPTSQLDSLAAEQILTFIRKLNEELGMTIILIEQKPERCYHLADRILIMEKGEIIQNETCGQRLAQWSVKHKKLFLPIIPHLFAKCGFWEIPLSVKAGRQLLSPLLTETAPLFPKESVKKKMVTAEKPLLRIENLSYHYDHGLQVLNNVNLDLFPGDFWVLLGENAAGKTTLLKLIRGLLTPTQGKIYYLEEEIGTRALEKWAAEIGYLSQYPGDYLFQSTVREEFEFSLFNLRKSLGDKVDFYLEKLGLSKFADGYPRDLSVGERQLTAIGTVLVSEPNLILLDEPTRGLDYQAKAVLGKLLWELSAEGKTIFMVTHDLEFAAEYATKIALLSQGKIVSWGEKAAVFKEMLFFTPQLIKLFRNMVSEPPLTFQQGYQLLEGLKNAVHEKNI is encoded by the coding sequence ATGGTCAGTTATCAAGTAGTAGATTTAACCTATTATTATCCAGAGGCCCAAGAGGCGGCTTTGAAGAAAATAAATTTGGACATTATGACTGGGGAATTTGTGCTTTTATTGGGTAGTTCAGGAAGTGGAAAGTCGACGCTGGTTCGTGCTCTAGCTGGTTTGGTACCTAAGTTTTATGGGGGTAGTATTAAAGGGGATGTTTATTTGGAAGGTCAAAGGTTAAGTACTTGGAAAAGAAAAGCCCTACTTTCTAAAATAGGGCTGGTTAATCAGGATCCGGAAAGTCAATTGATTTTTAGTCAGGTGGAACAGGAATTTGTTTTTGGCATGGAAAATTTGGGATTAAGTGTAGAGCAAATGCGAAAACGGCTTTGGGAGTTAAGCACCTTTTTTTCACTTACTGATTATTTAAATCGGAAAACCACCGTTTTATCCGGTGGTTTAAAACAAAAGCTAGTTTTGGCTTCTGTTTTAGCCGTTCAACCGGAAATTTTAATTTTAGATGAACCTACCTCACAATTGGACTCTTTAGCCGCTGAACAGATTTTAACTTTTATCCGTAAGTTAAATGAGGAATTGGGTATGACCATTATTTTAATCGAACAAAAACCGGAAAGATGTTATCATTTGGCAGACCGAATTTTAATTATGGAAAAAGGTGAAATTATTCAAAATGAAACCTGTGGGCAAAGGTTAGCCCAGTGGTCAGTAAAGCATAAAAAATTATTTTTGCCAATCATACCACATTTATTTGCCAAATGTGGTTTTTGGGAAATCCCCTTAAGTGTAAAAGCCGGAAGACAATTATTAAGTCCCTTATTAACAGAAACTGCACCTTTATTCCCTAAGGAAAGTGTTAAAAAAAAGATGGTCACCGCTGAGAAGCCGCTTTTAAGGATTGAAAATCTGTCTTATCATTATGATCATGGTCTACAGGTATTAAATAATGTTAATTTAGATTTGTTTCCCGGGGATTTTTGGGTTTTATTAGGGGAAAATGCTGCCGGGAAAACGACACTTTTAAAACTAATTCGCGGTTTGTTAACACCTACCCAAGGTAAAATTTATTATTTAGAAGAGGAAATTGGGACTCGAGCATTGGAAAAATGGGCTGCTGAAATTGGTTATCTATCACAATATCCAGGGGATTATCTTTTTCAGTCAACAGTACGTGAGGAGTTTGAGTTTTCTTTGTTTAATTTACGAAAGTCATTAGGGGATAAAGTAGATTTTTATTTGGAAAAATTGGGTCTTAGTAAATTTGCCGATGGTTATCCCCGTGATTTAAGTGTGGGGGAAAGACAGTTAACTGCTATAGGAACCGTTTTGGTCAGTGAGCCTAATTTAATTTTGTTAGATGAACCCACGCGGGGACTTGATTATCAGGCAAAGGCAGTTTTGGGTAAATTGCTTTGGGAATTATCCGCGGAGGGAAAAACTATCTTTATGGTAACCCATGATTTAGAATTTGCTGCTGAATATGCTACAAAAATTGCTTTGTTATCACAGGGTAAAATAGTTAGTTGGGGTGAGAAAGCAGCAGTATTTAAAGAAATGCTTTTTTTTACACCTCAATTGATAAAATTATTTCGTAATATGGTATCAGAACCACCACTTACCTTTCAGCAGGGTTATCAGTTATTGGAGGGATTGAAAAATGCTGTTCACGAAAAAAACATTTAG
- a CDS encoding energy-coupling factor transporter transmembrane protein EcfT: MLKPTANFEFHPLVILLYLISVIFLALLFNHPLFLLVLFFSIVGVSCFFGWGKACLNYLKLSGGLFFLIVLFNLFLVRTGSTVLWMGPRLPGWGKLFITWEAFVYGIGMGLRLLIMISVFCWFIFVLETDRLVQYLGMGHLKIALILGLALRLFPLMYADWLRIIEVQRTRGQELQKGKKREKIRQLLPSLKIFLLSSLERAFQLAESLQMRGYGLGKRSNYRVPKWRKEDKIMFFFMFGGLVFSLWLIASGQALYHYYPTLQSIGKIEIGGALILGFCFLIPGLLNWGWKKWSVIK; this comes from the coding sequence ATGTTAAAACCAACGGCAAATTTTGAATTTCATCCTTTGGTTATTTTGCTTTACTTAATTAGTGTCATTTTTTTGGCACTTCTCTTTAATCACCCTTTATTTTTATTGGTTCTTTTTTTTAGTATAGTTGGTGTCAGCTGTTTTTTCGGTTGGGGAAAAGCCTGTCTGAATTATTTAAAATTAAGTGGGGGACTCTTTTTTTTAATTGTGCTTTTTAATTTGTTTTTGGTGCGTACTGGTAGTACGGTATTATGGATGGGTCCGCGTCTACCTGGTTGGGGAAAACTGTTTATTACTTGGGAAGCATTTGTTTATGGAATTGGGATGGGACTAAGATTATTAATTATGATTAGTGTTTTTTGTTGGTTTATCTTTGTTTTGGAAACTGACCGCTTGGTACAATATTTGGGAATGGGACATTTAAAAATTGCCCTTATTTTGGGACTGGCTCTGCGTTTATTTCCGTTAATGTATGCTGATTGGCTGCGAATTATTGAAGTACAGCGTACACGCGGACAGGAACTGCAAAAAGGAAAAAAAAGGGAAAAAATAAGACAATTACTGCCCAGTTTAAAAATTTTTTTGTTATCTAGTTTGGAAAGAGCTTTTCAATTGGCTGAATCTCTGCAAATGAGAGGTTATGGTTTAGGTAAAAGAAGCAATTATCGAGTTCCTAAATGGAGGAAAGAGGATAAAATTATGTTCTTTTTTATGTTTGGGGGGTTAGTTTTTAGTTTATGGTTAATTGCTAGCGGGCAAGCTCTTTATCACTATTATCCCACTTTGCAAAGTATTGGTAAGATAGAAATAGGGGGAGCCTTAATTTTAGGCTTTTGTTTTTTAATTCCGGGGTTGTTAAATTGGGGGTGGAAAAAATGGTCAGTTATCAAGTAG
- a CDS encoding DUF4430 domain-containing protein → MSNKRIFALLLLILLFLFTACTPKAEPVLIEEEKIIVVEEPKKEEVEPSADFFTLLITRDYGRTILEEREVCAENKAVLNILHEIFPGEIETAYGGSYLCGIKDLKATRGYDWFFYVNGLFADVGALDYFPTVGEKIWWDYHQWQIQHSANALIGCYPEPFLHGYQGKIKPTKIVYTPTQKAKAFELLDSLKSLGVQEIDSEIFAAEFTPHQGPRLVIGKWSDLENNNYLQQLNQGFQKNGFLHFTGASLHLYDYQGEKLKELSGEVGVIVAFAAKAADWAPLWLISGLNEKGVEKACNLLINTPEKIKGWGGVVLFDDGLLSLPLLN, encoded by the coding sequence ATGTCTAATAAACGAATATTTGCTTTGCTGCTCTTAATACTTTTGTTTTTATTTACGGCCTGTACGCCTAAAGCAGAACCAGTTTTAATTGAAGAAGAAAAAATAATAGTTGTGGAGGAACCAAAAAAAGAGGAAGTAGAGCCATCTGCAGATTTTTTTACTTTGTTAATTACACGTGATTATGGTCGTACTATTTTGGAGGAGCGGGAAGTATGTGCGGAAAATAAGGCAGTGTTAAATATACTACATGAAATTTTCCCTGGTGAAATTGAAACAGCTTATGGGGGCAGCTATTTATGCGGTATTAAAGATTTAAAAGCCACTAGGGGATATGATTGGTTTTTTTATGTTAATGGTCTTTTTGCCGATGTGGGGGCTTTAGACTATTTTCCCACTGTGGGTGAAAAAATATGGTGGGATTATCACCAATGGCAAATACAGCACAGTGCTAATGCCCTAATTGGCTGTTATCCTGAACCTTTTTTACATGGTTATCAGGGCAAAATAAAGCCGACGAAAATAGTTTATACCCCCACCCAAAAGGCAAAAGCCTTTGAATTGCTGGATTCTTTAAAATCATTAGGAGTTCAAGAAATAGATAGTGAAATATTTGCTGCTGAATTTACTCCTCATCAAGGACCGCGGCTAGTTATTGGTAAGTGGTCTGATTTAGAAAATAATAATTATTTACAGCAATTAAATCAAGGTTTTCAAAAAAATGGTTTTCTACATTTTACAGGGGCAAGTCTCCATTTGTATGATTATCAGGGCGAAAAATTAAAAGAATTAAGTGGAGAGGTGGGGGTAATTGTGGCTTTTGCTGCCAAAGCAGCTGATTGGGCACCACTATGGTTAATTAGTGGTCTTAATGAAAAGGGTGTAGAAAAAGCTTGTAATTTATTAATTAATACACCAGAAAAAATTAAGGGTTGGGGGGGAGTCGTTCTTTTTGATGATGGACTCCTGTCTTTACCTCTTTTAAATTAG